In one Variovorax sp. PBL-H6 genomic region, the following are encoded:
- a CDS encoding RepB family plasmid replication initiator protein: MPLSQFVQNTRLEQVNNAYLAEVLRMLMTTTVEWGDASAKLSGPEYKWSAATLISHATIQKRVGEVPVLLYDFDPDLRQKMLRPEFYAKVALDVGPKMSTHAAHVLYELGQRYFNDGKGFQSQALPWRQWVVPLTGNADRQVEGLEYKTFMRDVLKPALRDVNDPNVPQIPFTIAIHEQRLGRRVEFIRFIVQPKRQGRSAKLGTKDGLEMPTEDLTLIARAIHLGISQHEAEGIYEKYGPRMGAGLEAMERRKLSEPIANPANYLRKVIVAQPPSREDVLDVEVKAIGKPLQTADTTTKNNLAVLRKRHEESLLNDAEALLNESTAQMRRAEYECFERDVLEDLKTPLQRAWREFRRKDVSSEAKLPMFLRDTFLRWYIRDKGWKALDSDDLLHWGAQRGLVEFRTA, from the coding sequence ATGCCGCTGTCGCAGTTCGTGCAGAACACGAGGCTTGAGCAGGTCAATAACGCATACCTGGCGGAGGTCCTACGGATGCTCATGACCACCACCGTCGAGTGGGGGGACGCATCGGCAAAGCTTTCTGGCCCGGAATACAAGTGGTCGGCGGCCACCCTTATCTCGCACGCAACGATTCAAAAGCGGGTGGGAGAGGTACCGGTTCTGCTCTACGACTTCGACCCCGACCTCAGACAGAAGATGCTGCGGCCGGAGTTCTACGCAAAAGTGGCTCTAGACGTCGGGCCAAAGATGTCGACTCACGCAGCACACGTCCTGTACGAACTGGGGCAACGGTACTTCAACGACGGCAAGGGATTCCAGAGCCAAGCGCTCCCCTGGCGCCAGTGGGTCGTGCCGCTCACCGGAAACGCCGACAGGCAAGTGGAGGGGCTCGAGTACAAGACATTCATGAGGGACGTTCTCAAGCCGGCGCTCCGGGACGTGAATGACCCGAACGTGCCGCAGATTCCGTTCACCATTGCCATCCATGAGCAACGCCTCGGCCGCCGAGTTGAATTCATCCGCTTCATCGTCCAGCCGAAGCGACAAGGAAGGTCAGCAAAGCTCGGGACTAAGGACGGACTCGAGATGCCGACGGAGGACCTCACCCTCATTGCACGAGCCATCCACCTGGGTATCTCGCAACACGAAGCTGAGGGAATCTACGAAAAGTACGGGCCACGCATGGGGGCCGGCCTTGAAGCCATGGAACGCCGCAAACTGAGCGAACCCATCGCCAACCCGGCAAACTATTTGCGGAAAGTCATTGTGGCCCAGCCGCCCTCAAGGGAGGACGTCCTGGACGTCGAGGTCAAAGCCATCGGCAAGCCCTTGCAGACGGCCGACACGACGACTAAGAACAACCTGGCGGTGCTCCGCAAGAGGCACGAAGAGTCACTTTTGAACGACGCAGAGGCGTTGCTGAATGAGAGTACTGCTCAGATGCGTCGAGCAGAGTACGAGTGTTTCGAGCGTGACGTTCTTGAAGACCTTAAGACGCCCCTGCAACGGGCCTGGCGCGAATTCCGCCGCAAGGACGTCAGCTCGGAGGCGAAACTTCCAATGTTTTTGCGGGACACCTTCCTGCGCTGGTACATCCGGGACAAGGGCTGGAAGGCTCTGGACTCGGATGACCTGCTGCATTGGGGTGCCCAACGGGGCCTGGTCGAGTTCAGGACGGCCTGA